Proteins encoded together in one Desulfatiglans sp. window:
- the alr gene encoding alanine racemase, with amino-acid sequence MLISPNKLTIDLGAIVHNLGEVRGCIGPGISIMGIVKSDAYGHGMVPVSKTLEKNGVYSLGVSFISEALMLREEGIRIPVIILCGIDKEAEAFAAVDNGLTPVVYDLDSAERLERVASIRDKRLKVHVKIDTGMGRLGIDCDHAVSFIKRVAGFKSLEIEALMSHLSSADEEDIAFTKGQIERFNAVVNEAKKMGLDLRLNHLANSAGIIAHKGSHFDMVRPGIMLYGGLPSPDFKTGLDLRPVMGLKCHILQIREFNDNTPVSYGRRYYTEGNRKIAIVSAGYADGIPRAISNRGRVIIGGEFAPIRGNVCMNMLACDITGINAVKAGDECTVIGTDSKKTITGDEIAGLCSTISYEVYLSFGKGLEREYI; translated from the coding sequence ATGCTGATATCACCTAATAAACTGACTATAGACCTTGGGGCCATTGTACATAACCTTGGAGAGGTAAGAGGCTGCATAGGGCCTGGCATAAGCATCATGGGGATTGTAAAATCCGATGCCTATGGTCACGGTATGGTGCCTGTCTCAAAAACCCTTGAAAAAAATGGGGTCTACTCGCTTGGTGTCTCATTTATCAGTGAGGCCTTGATGCTCAGGGAAGAGGGCATAAGGATACCTGTAATCATCCTCTGCGGCATAGATAAAGAGGCGGAGGCCTTTGCTGCTGTTGATAATGGGCTTACGCCTGTTGTATATGACCTGGATTCGGCTGAAAGACTTGAAAGGGTGGCCTCCATCCGGGATAAAAGGCTTAAGGTACATGTAAAGATAGATACCGGTATGGGACGGCTTGGAATAGATTGTGACCATGCCGTATCCTTTATAAAAAGGGTTGCAGGTTTTAAATCCCTTGAGATAGAGGCGCTCATGTCGCACCTCTCCTCCGCAGATGAAGAAGATATCGCCTTTACAAAAGGGCAGATAGAGAGATTCAATGCAGTGGTTAACGAGGCAAAAAAAATGGGGCTTGATCTCAGGCTAAACCACCTGGCAAACAGCGCAGGGATTATCGCCCATAAGGGTTCCCATTTTGACATGGTGCGGCCAGGCATCATGCTCTATGGAGGGCTGCCATCCCCTGATTTCAAAACAGGGTTAGACCTCAGGCCGGTAATGGGTTTAAAATGCCACATACTGCAGATAAGGGAGTTTAATGATAATACCCCGGTGAGTTACGGCAGGAGATATTATACAGAGGGTAATAGAAAGATTGCTATTGTATCGGCAGGCTATGCAGACGGCATACCAAGGGCCATCTCCAACAGAGGCAGGGTAATTATTGGTGGTGAATTTGCACCCATAAGAGGTAATGTTTGCATGAACATGCTTGCCTGCGATATAACAGGGATTAATGCTGTTAAGGCAGGGGATGAATGCACTGTCATAGGTACAGATAGCAAAAAAACCATAACCGGTGATGAGATAGCAGGGCTATGCAGCACCATTTCATATGAGGTATATTTATCTTTTGGCAAAGGCCTTGAAAGGGAATATATCTAA
- the queA gene encoding tRNA preQ1(34) S-adenosylmethionine ribosyltransferase-isomerase QueA, producing MFDIEEYDFELREELIAQTPAPDRDRSRLLYVEKLEGRISDYRFYDLPMLLTPGDLLIINNTRVVPARLYGHKESGGRAEILVLEHPETLDENISESRWCLLKSSKRPKKGSRIFFEKGLIGTVEEVTEGGLARISFLGAASIDHILENDGTIPLPPYIKREDNGLAPLDRERYQTIFSAKRGAVAAPTAGLHFTDEIVSALKKRDIEVTGITLHVGYGTFQPVRVTDIREHILAEEYYSITGETASAIRRAKDEGRRVVAVGTTTVRTLESAAIKSGCIEPSSGKTGLLITPGFRFRVIDALITNFHLPKSSLLFLVSAFGGRELIKKAYAHAVRSEYRFFSYGDAMLID from the coding sequence ATGTTTGATATTGAAGAATATGATTTTGAATTAAGGGAAGAGCTGATTGCCCAGACCCCTGCCCCGGACAGGGACAGGTCACGGCTTCTTTATGTGGAGAAGCTTGAGGGGCGTATATCTGATTACAGGTTTTATGACCTACCCATGCTCCTAACGCCGGGTGATCTCCTGATAATTAATAACACAAGGGTAGTGCCTGCAAGGCTCTACGGGCACAAGGAGAGCGGCGGCAGGGCAGAAATACTGGTGCTTGAACACCCTGAGACCCTGGATGAGAATATATCTGAAAGCAGGTGGTGCCTGTTAAAATCCTCAAAAAGGCCAAAAAAGGGGAGCAGGATCTTTTTTGAAAAGGGTCTTATCGGCACGGTTGAAGAGGTTACCGAAGGGGGGCTTGCAAGGATCTCTTTTTTGGGTGCAGCCTCCATTGATCATATACTTGAAAATGATGGCACTATCCCCCTCCCTCCATATATAAAGAGAGAGGATAATGGCCTTGCCCCTCTTGACAGGGAGAGGTATCAGACCATATTCAGCGCAAAGAGGGGTGCGGTCGCAGCCCCTACAGCAGGGCTTCATTTTACAGATGAAATTGTATCTGCCCTTAAAAAAAGGGATATAGAGGTTACAGGTATAACGCTTCATGTGGGATACGGGACATTTCAGCCTGTAAGGGTGACAGACATAAGGGAGCACATCCTTGCCGAGGAGTATTACAGCATCACGGGTGAGACCGCAAGCGCGATCAGGAGGGCAAAGGATGAAGGCAGGAGGGTTGTTGCCGTGGGTACAACCACTGTGAGGACACTTGAGAGTGCGGCTATCAAATCGGGCTGTATTGAGCCATCCAGCGGGAAGACAGGGCTTTTAATTACACCCGGTTTCAGGTTCAGGGTGATAGATGCACTTATTACAAATTTCCATCTGCCAAAGTCATCGCTACTTTTCCTGGTCTCAGCCTTTGGTGGCAGGGAGCTTATTAAAAAGGCATATGCCCATGCGGTTAGAAGTGAATACAGATTTTTCAGTTATGGCGATGCCATGCTGATTGACTAG
- the tgt gene encoding tRNA guanosine(34) transglycosylase Tgt, with protein sequence MRFLEFQITHKDGSTGARCGIIETARGNIETPVFMPVGTQGTVKALTPEDLTDAGAQIILSNTYHLYLRPGHETVKKLGGIHRFMNWDRPVLTDSGGYQVYSLAKLRKITEDGVTFQSHIDGSSHFLGPKESMAIQRALGSDIVMAFDECTPWPAEYRYVENSVRLTTRWAEICLNEELEKEQNLFGIVQGGMYSDLRERSAKELVKLDFPGYALGGLSVGEDRETRERVISETIRFLPEERPRYLMGVGKPEDILEAVILGVDMFDCVMPTRNARNGSLFIDGGRIVIKNAEYKEDNSPLDENCGCYTCRNYSRAYLRHLFMAEELLAYRLNTIHNIYYYIHFMERIKNAIKDNKILEFQTEFYRLRN encoded by the coding sequence ATAAGATTTTTGGAATTTCAGATTACACATAAGGATGGCTCCACAGGTGCGAGGTGCGGCATAATAGAGACTGCGCGGGGCAATATTGAGACCCCTGTCTTTATGCCTGTGGGCACGCAGGGGACAGTAAAGGCCCTCACACCGGAGGACCTTACAGATGCAGGGGCACAGATAATACTATCCAATACCTATCATCTATACTTAAGGCCCGGCCATGAAACAGTAAAAAAACTTGGCGGCATACACAGGTTTATGAACTGGGACAGGCCTGTGCTTACGGACAGCGGCGGGTACCAGGTATACAGCCTTGCCAAACTGAGAAAGATTACAGAGGATGGGGTTACATTCCAGTCGCACATAGACGGGTCAAGCCATTTCCTTGGCCCAAAGGAGTCTATGGCCATACAGAGGGCACTTGGAAGTGATATTGTTATGGCATTTGACGAGTGCACACCCTGGCCGGCAGAATACAGGTATGTGGAAAATTCTGTCAGACTCACCACAAGATGGGCAGAGATCTGCCTTAACGAGGAGCTTGAAAAGGAGCAGAACCTCTTCGGGATCGTGCAGGGGGGCATGTACAGCGACCTGAGGGAAAGGAGCGCTAAAGAGCTTGTAAAACTGGACTTTCCTGGCTATGCACTTGGGGGCTTATCGGTCGGGGAGGACAGGGAGACAAGGGAGCGCGTAATAAGCGAGACCATCCGGTTTCTGCCGGAAGAGAGGCCCAGGTACCTTATGGGTGTTGGAAAGCCAGAGGATATCCTTGAGGCAGTTATCCTTGGCGTGGATATGTTTGACTGTGTGATGCCTACCAGAAATGCCCGGAATGGCTCACTTTTTATTGATGGCGGCAGGATTGTAATAAAAAATGCAGAATATAAGGAAGATAATTCCCCATTAGATGAAAACTGCGGGTGTTATACATGCAGGAACTATTCAAGGGCCTATCTGAGGCACCTTTTTATGGCTGAAGAGCTTTTAGCCTACAGGCTGAACACCATACACAATATCTATTATTACATCCATTTCATGGAAAGAATAAAAAATGCAATAAAAGATAATAAAATATTGGAATTTCAAACAGAATTTTATAGATTAAGAAACTGA
- the yajC gene encoding preprotein translocase subunit YajC, producing the protein MIDVAYAMGAGGQAGTQAQGGGLMGFLPFIALIIIFYFLLMRPQQKKAKEHRTMLTALKKGDKIISSGGLHGEITGLTDDAIIMEIAPKVRVKISRGSVAGKIN; encoded by the coding sequence ATGATAGATGTAGCATACGCCATGGGGGCGGGTGGCCAGGCAGGGACACAGGCACAGGGTGGAGGCCTGATGGGCTTTCTGCCCTTTATAGCATTGATAATTATCTTCTATTTCCTGCTTATGAGGCCGCAGCAGAAAAAGGCAAAGGAGCATCGTACAATGCTTACGGCCCTGAAAAAGGGAGACAAGATAATAAGCTCAGGAGGGCTTCATGGTGAGATCACCGGCCTTACCGATGATGCAATAATAATGGAGATCGCCCCAAAGGTAAGGGTAAAGATATCAAGGGGTTCGGTCGCAGGCAAGATTAACTAA
- the secD gene encoding protein translocase subunit SecD: MPGGMPQWWSGVLPQDKIHLGLDLQGGIHLILEVEAEKAVENDLERAVDDIKDELRKEKIRYLDLKREGITGINVTLMREEDKGTFKDMISARYREYDIKDGGSVENGARYTLLLKQEARDEAMKLATEQARETIENRIDEYGVAEADIRLLQNHRIQIQLPGVSDPDRAKDLMKKVAELEFKLVDTENSIDEALKGNVPPGREVVYEVDRDRISGNVTRTPYLLKKRVELTGKYITDARVTLDPQDGSPYVSLSFNNQGARIFERITGENVNKQLAIVLDGNVYSAPNIDEKISGGNAVIRGRFSMDDARDLAIALRAGSLPAPVKFLEERTVGPSLGQDSINKGFLSMIVGAIAVVIFMAIYYGVSGLIADLSLLIMFVLIMAGLAAFKGTLTLPGIAGIILTIGMAVDANVLIFERIREELKLGKTPRTAIDAGFSKAIVTILDANITTLIVAIVLFQFGTGPVKGFAVTLTIGIVATMITQVFITRFIFDYLYTKLNWKRISV, encoded by the coding sequence ATGCCAGGTGGCATGCCCCAGTGGTGGTCAGGGGTGCTGCCCCAGGATAAGATACATCTGGGGCTCGATCTGCAGGGGGGCATTCATCTTATTCTTGAGGTAGAGGCTGAGAAGGCGGTGGAAAATGACCTTGAAAGGGCAGTGGATGATATCAAGGATGAGTTAAGAAAAGAGAAGATAAGATACCTTGATCTGAAACGTGAAGGGATAACCGGCATTAATGTTACCCTCATGAGGGAAGAGGATAAGGGCACCTTTAAAGATATGATCTCCGCCCGCTACAGGGAGTATGATATAAAAGATGGCGGTTCTGTGGAAAATGGGGCAAGATACACGCTGCTCCTAAAGCAGGAGGCCAGGGATGAGGCCATGAAGCTCGCCACTGAGCAGGCACGTGAGACAATAGAAAACAGGATCGATGAATACGGTGTGGCTGAGGCAGATATAAGGCTCCTTCAGAACCACAGGATACAGATACAGCTCCCCGGTGTATCAGACCCTGACAGGGCCAAGGATCTCATGAAAAAGGTTGCAGAGCTGGAATTCAAACTGGTTGATACTGAAAACAGCATTGATGAGGCGCTTAAGGGTAATGTGCCACCCGGCAGGGAGGTGGTTTACGAGGTCGATCGTGACAGGATATCAGGAAATGTAACCAGGACACCCTATCTGCTTAAAAAACGCGTTGAACTTACCGGAAAATATATCACTGACGCCAGGGTAACCCTGGACCCACAGGATGGCTCCCCCTATGTCTCTCTCTCATTTAATAATCAGGGCGCAAGGATCTTTGAAAGGATAACAGGGGAGAATGTTAATAAGCAGCTCGCCATTGTCCTTGACGGCAATGTCTATTCTGCCCCCAATATCGATGAAAAGATATCCGGTGGTAATGCTGTAATTAGAGGCAGGTTTTCAATGGATGATGCAAGGGATCTTGCAATCGCATTAAGGGCAGGCTCTCTTCCTGCGCCGGTAAAGTTCCTTGAGGAGAGGACAGTAGGCCCATCCCTTGGCCAGGACTCTATAAATAAGGGGTTCCTCTCCATGATCGTGGGTGCTATTGCAGTAGTTATATTTATGGCCATATATTACGGGGTATCAGGCCTGATAGCCGATCTCTCCCTTTTGATTATGTTTGTTCTGATAATGGCAGGGCTTGCTGCATTCAAGGGAACCCTTACTCTCCCAGGTATTGCGGGTATAATACTAACCATAGGTATGGCCGTTGATGCCAACGTACTCATCTTTGAACGAATACGTGAGGAGCTTAAGCTGGGCAAGACTCCTAGAACCGCCATAGATGCAGGATTCAGCAAGGCCATTGTCACCATCCTTGATGCAAATATAACCACATTGATAGTTGCCATTGTCCTGTTCCAGTTCGGCACAGGCCCTGTAAAGGGGTTTGCGGTGACCTTAACTATCGGTATTGTGGCGACCATGATAACGCAGGTGTTTATTACAAGATTTATTTTTGACTACCTGTACACAAAGCTGAACTGGAAAAGGATCAGCGTTTAA
- the secF gene encoding protein translocase subunit SecF, which yields MQLIKDDVNINFIGNRKKAYAFSLALIVISILLLLYRGGPNLGVDFTGGTLIQVKMAKAHTPAELREALKPINLQDSIIQEFGEKDLFEYLIRVQNPDIESEGLEDKVINVLSEKFGESAEMRSFEMVGPKVGSDLRDKASLAILYSILLIAIYISGRFELKWAKSITMTVALGFVIFIASKMGASIVWLSIIVLIATIILLWVLNLKYAMGAVIALVHDVTITVGVFALTDREISLSIIAALLTIIGYSLNDTIVVFDRIRENVARFKKRDLGEVMNTSINQTLSRTILTAATTLVAVISLYVLGGAVIHDFAFAMIIGIVIGTYSSIFVASPVILAWEGKAEKKK from the coding sequence ATGCAATTAATTAAAGATGATGTTAACATAAACTTTATAGGAAATAGAAAAAAGGCATATGCCTTTTCACTTGCACTGATTGTTATAAGTATACTGCTGCTTCTCTACAGGGGCGGCCCAAACCTGGGGGTGGATTTTACCGGTGGCACACTTATACAGGTAAAAATGGCAAAGGCGCACACCCCGGCAGAGTTAAGGGAGGCGCTGAAACCTATTAACCTCCAGGACAGTATTATCCAGGAGTTTGGTGAAAAGGATCTGTTCGAGTACCTTATCAGGGTGCAGAATCCTGATATAGAGAGCGAAGGGCTTGAGGATAAGGTGATCAATGTCCTCTCTGAAAAATTCGGTGAGTCTGCAGAGATGAGAAGCTTTGAGATGGTCGGCCCAAAGGTGGGTAGTGACCTTCGTGATAAGGCAAGCCTTGCCATATTATATTCCATCCTTTTGATTGCCATCTATATATCCGGACGTTTTGAGCTCAAGTGGGCCAAGAGCATAACCATGACAGTTGCGCTTGGTTTTGTGATATTTATTGCCTCAAAGATGGGGGCAAGCATAGTCTGGCTTTCCATTATAGTGCTCATTGCCACAATCATCCTGTTGTGGGTGCTTAACCTTAAATATGCTATGGGCGCGGTAATTGCGCTTGTCCATGATGTTACCATAACAGTCGGTGTATTTGCCCTTACGGACAGGGAGATATCCTTAAGTATAATTGCTGCCCTGCTTACTATAATCGGTTATTCACTGAATGACACGATTGTTGTGTTTGACAGGATTCGTGAGAATGTTGCCCGGTTTAAAAAGCGCGACCTGGGAGAGGTAATGAATACAAGTATCAACCAGACCCTGAGCAGGACGATCCTTACCGCTGCAACAACCCTGGTAGCTGTTATTTCCCTCTATGTGCTTGGTGGGGCGGTTATACATGATTTTGCATTTGCAATGATCATAGGTATTGTGATCGGGACATATTCATCCATATTTGTGGCCAGCCCCGTAATTCTTGCATGGGAAGGCAAAGCGGAAAAAAAGAAGTGA
- a CDS encoding tetratricopeptide repeat protein, which produces MALSNRERLARKVKKIRKKPGEGNRVSPVFIIIIIVLLAGGVYLYRGFNPSEVRLNYIVITKNSETIKLIQGESASFHPSDTCRIGEISTNVFFNQGISLTSADIDVDGLLYGDTALEKLLNDKDIFKRHQVTLEVKRNQDVAGTIKIVIEPDVKDWVARVEGAPDSKTKVEILEKAVDTGFTDDKIIELLVDEYIASKAWLKATDLIEKSAGDSPDSEDIKRLLKVYEAAKNNVKIADMLVRLIKLNPEDLDLRKRLAELYERTGKRENAITEYNILLEKAPENEKAFIYKTIGYLYSESKQAKNAIGAYLKALELDPEDVNIYYNLSGLYESAGDKVNADKYLTMALAKKPDDIESRIRMAEGLIAKKEYKKAEEYLNEAIKIRPNYTDAWLMLANLEEKRGNKKALREHYKKILSLVPGNKTVLFNLGTLEYETGNPKTAKDYFLKYLKATPGDIESREFLFDIYKKEKNDKSAFEHALKIVEKSPGKKQYYPFLFEYLNRQKDFKAMYSVMDAGLKKNPGDGDITKYLIIACLNTGKEKEAATHIEGLLKQKPNDVPTLLQLARLYEKLGKPADALKTYKKVLDLAPGNGEAEDAYLRLRMETL; this is translated from the coding sequence GTGGCATTATCAAACAGAGAAAGACTGGCAAGAAAGGTAAAGAAGATAAGAAAAAAACCGGGCGAAGGCAACAGGGTCAGCCCGGTTTTTATCATTATTATTATTGTTTTATTGGCCGGAGGGGTCTATTTGTACAGGGGCTTTAATCCCTCTGAGGTCCGGCTCAATTATATAGTTATCACAAAAAACTCGGAAACCATTAAACTAATTCAGGGGGAATCTGCCAGTTTTCACCCCTCTGACACCTGCAGAATAGGCGAGATATCCACAAATGTATTCTTCAACCAGGGGATAAGTCTCACGTCGGCAGATATTGATGTAGATGGCCTTTTGTACGGAGACACAGCCCTTGAAAAGCTACTTAATGATAAGGATATCTTTAAACGTCATCAGGTCACCCTTGAGGTTAAGCGTAATCAGGATGTTGCAGGCACAATAAAAATTGTTATTGAGCCGGATGTTAAGGACTGGGTAGCAAGGGTTGAAGGCGCCCCTGACAGTAAAACAAAGGTCGAGATTCTTGAAAAGGCAGTAGATACAGGTTTTACTGACGATAAGATCATAGAGCTTCTCGTTGATGAATACATTGCATCAAAGGCATGGCTCAAGGCGACTGACCTTATTGAAAAGAGTGCAGGAGATTCACCAGATTCAGAGGATATTAAGAGACTCCTTAAGGTATATGAGGCGGCAAAGAATAATGTAAAAATAGCCGATATGCTCGTAAGACTTATAAAGTTGAACCCGGAAGACCTTGACTTAAGAAAGAGACTCGCTGAACTTTATGAAAGAACTGGTAAAAGAGAAAATGCAATAACCGAGTACAATATACTGCTTGAAAAGGCGCCTGAAAATGAAAAGGCATTTATATACAAGACTATCGGTTATCTCTATTCTGAAAGTAAACAGGCAAAAAACGCCATAGGCGCCTATCTGAAGGCCCTTGAGCTTGACCCTGAGGATGTGAATATCTACTATAATCTCTCCGGTTTGTATGAGAGTGCCGGTGACAAGGTAAATGCTGATAAATATCTTACAATGGCCCTGGCCAAAAAGCCTGATGATATAGAGAGCCGGATCAGGATGGCAGAGGGCCTTATAGCTAAAAAGGAATATAAAAAGGCAGAGGAATACCTGAATGAGGCCATAAAGATCAGACCAAATTATACTGATGCATGGTTAATGCTTGCAAACCTTGAAGAAAAAAGGGGCAACAAAAAGGCATTAAGGGAACATTATAAAAAGATCCTCTCCCTTGTGCCGGGCAACAAGACAGTCCTCTTCAACCTGGGCACACTTGAGTATGAAACAGGAAACCCTAAGACCGCAAAGGATTACTTTCTAAAATACCTGAAAGCAACTCCGGGTGACATAGAATCAAGGGAGTTTCTCTTTGATATCTATAAAAAAGAGAAAAATGACAAATCTGCCTTTGAGCATGCATTAAAAATAGTTGAAAAGAGCCCTGGGAAAAAACAGTATTACCCCTTTTTATTTGAATACCTGAACAGGCAAAAGGATTTTAAGGCCATGTACAGTGTAATGGATGCAGGTCTTAAAAAGAACCCCGGAGATGGTGATATAACAAAATACCTCATCATTGCATGCCTTAATACTGGTAAAGAAAAGGAGGCAGCCACCCACATCGAGGGGCTGCTCAAGCAAAAGCCAAATGATGTGCCCACCCTTTTGCAGCTTGCTAGGCTCTATGAAAAGCTGGGAAAGCCCGCTGATGCCCTTAAAACTTATAAAAAGGTACTGGATCTTGCTCCTGGTAATGGTGAGGCTGAAGATGCATATCTCAGGTTAAGGATGGAGACTCTCTGA
- the mutT gene encoding 8-oxo-dGTP diphosphatase MutT, giving the protein MKKKIEVTAAIIKHEAKILITERRGGTHLEGFWEFPGGKREQGEALEECVKREIREELGVVINPYELLISVTHEYETKIVELYAFLCSLVNGSPAPLEGQKMRWVDTEELSLYQFPPPDQKIIEILCKGA; this is encoded by the coding sequence ATCAAAAAAAAGATAGAGGTCACTGCCGCAATAATAAAGCATGAGGCGAAGATCCTTATTACAGAACGGCGGGGGGGCACACACCTTGAGGGGTTCTGGGAATTCCCCGGCGGTAAAAGAGAGCAGGGTGAAGCCCTTGAGGAGTGTGTTAAAAGGGAGATAAGGGAGGAACTCGGGGTAGTTATAAACCCTTATGAGCTGCTTATATCTGTGACCCATGAATACGAGACCAAAATAGTGGAGCTATACGCATTTTTATGCTCCCTTGTTAATGGCTCTCCCGCTCCCCTTGAAGGCCAGAAAATGCGATGGGTTGACACGGAGGAGTTATCTCTCTACCAGTTTCCTCCGCCAGATCAGAAAATTATAGAAATTTTATGTAAAGGCGCCTAA
- a CDS encoding restriction endonuclease has product MLEKLKEKGFEILALHHAEAILQHDMPDAVTELESVLSNITLPVEELVKGGGGEGQLTQRMRHALSNLGWKKHIFQIQKIVDGVEKEAISHEIDHVKHFTSGTFALEIEWNNKDPFFDRDLENFKRLHADGVISIGGIITRGISLQNNLKKSIAKFAKKNHIKCTDDLSPYYTPTERQIKNIENSVSSAGSFGDGWANVFVADKFGEATTHWKKLEIRVKRGVGNPCPLLLIGIPGSIVTL; this is encoded by the coding sequence ATGCTTGAGAAATTAAAAGAAAAAGGATTTGAAATATTAGCCTTACATCATGCCGAAGCGATATTACAACATGATATGCCAGACGCCGTGACAGAGCTGGAATCAGTGCTTTCCAACATTACATTGCCAGTCGAAGAACTTGTTAAAGGTGGTGGAGGTGAAGGTCAACTAACCCAGAGGATGAGGCATGCCTTATCAAATTTGGGATGGAAAAAGCATATATTTCAAATCCAAAAAATTGTTGATGGTGTAGAAAAAGAGGCGATCTCCCATGAGATAGACCATGTAAAGCATTTTACCTCCGGTACATTTGCTTTAGAGATAGAATGGAATAATAAAGATCCTTTTTTCGACAGGGATCTGGAAAATTTTAAACGTCTTCATGCTGATGGCGTTATTTCAATAGGTGGAATCATAACGCGTGGAATATCTCTTCAGAACAACCTCAAAAAAAGTATAGCTAAGTTTGCAAAAAAAAATCATATTAAATGTACAGATGACCTTTCTCCTTATTATACCCCCACAGAAAGGCAGATAAAAAATATAGAAAATTCAGTGTCAAGTGCAGGATCATTTGGAGACGGCTGGGCAAATGTGTTTGTAGCAGATAAGTTTGGAGAGGCAACTACCCATTGGAAGAAATTAGAAATTAGAGTGAAAAGGGGAGTCGGGAATCCATGCCCATTACTCTTAATAGGCATCCCAGGATCTATTGTTACATTGTAA
- a CDS encoding S-adenosylmethionine-binding protein: MAGKIINLTEVNPSRDLLEKIEGQYSTILADPPWQFQNRSGKVAPEHRRLLRYPTMELKEIMDLPVSRLAAAKSHLYLWVPNALLMEGLKVMDAWGFTYKTNIVWYKIRKDSGPDGRGVGFYFRNVTELILFGVRGSMRTLQPGRTQVNLLATRKREHSRKPDEIYGLIESCSPGPYLELFARFKQPGWHQWGNEDVEENSLYNVAKRKGHSDAQFRLFESPRGYKANQ; the protein is encoded by the coding sequence ATGGCAGGAAAAATAATTAATCTCACTGAAGTAAACCCGTCTCGGGATCTACTCGAAAAAATAGAGGGTCAATATTCAACAATATTGGCTGACCCTCCGTGGCAGTTTCAAAACCGCTCAGGAAAGGTTGCGCCTGAGCACAGAAGGCTTCTAAGGTACCCCACAATGGAACTTAAAGAGATAATGGACCTGCCTGTTTCAAGGCTTGCTGCTGCAAAATCACACCTTTATCTCTGGGTGCCAAATGCACTGCTCATGGAGGGTCTTAAAGTCATGGATGCATGGGGGTTTACATATAAAACCAATATAGTCTGGTACAAAATACGAAAAGACAGTGGCCCTGATGGCAGAGGGGTAGGCTTTTACTTTCGTAATGTCACAGAGCTAATCCTGTTTGGTGTCAGAGGAAGTATGAGGACGCTTCAACCTGGCAGGACACAGGTAAATCTTCTCGCGACCCGAAAACGAGAGCATTCCAGAAAACCTGATGAAATTTATGGGCTTATTGAGTCATGCTCTCCAGGGCCATATCTGGAATTATTTGCCAGGTTTAAACAACCTGGATGGCATCAATGGGGTAATGAAGATGTTGAAGAGAATTCATTGTATAATGTAGCAAAAAGAAAAGGACATTCTGATGCCCAGTTTAGACTTTTTGAATCGCCCAGAGGTTATAAGGCGAATCAATAA